A stretch of Bacteroidota bacterium DNA encodes these proteins:
- the bglX gene encoding beta-glucosidase BglX, with translation MKKRLKFGFLASISFCLIWGSFGVNAQEKNLDQKVNALLKRMTLEEKVGQLNQYTSSWATGPVSPEGNKLQEIKEGKVGSLLNVKGVDKTRAMQAVALQSRLKIPLLFGLDVIHGYRTTFPIPLAEAASWDLNAIEESARIAATEASASGVHWTFAPMVDIARDPRWGRVMEGAGEDTYLGCAIARARVKGFQGKGLGNTDAVMACAKHFAAYGAVIGGRDYNSVDMSPRTLLEVYLPPFKAAADAGVATFMNSFNTLNGIPATGDTYLQREILKGKWNFKGFVVSDWGSIGGMIQDNFVKDGNEAALVAIKAGNDMDMESRCYTKNLAQLVRDGKVPVAVVDEAVKRILRKKFELGLFDDPYRFCNEEREKQALNDPEHRVKAREVAKRSIVLLKNENNLLPLTPNKKIALIGPLAKSKDDMLGAWSIYWSDNSSVVSQFEGLEKRVGKENLLYAKGCEVKDTSTAGFAEAIAVAKQADIVILSVGEKREMSGEAKSRSNIHIPGVQEELIKAIYATGKPVVVLINAGRPLIFDWTADHAPAILYTWWLGSEAGNAIADVLFGDYNPSGKLPITFPRNEGQIPIYYNYLNTGHPAPDNDSFGSYQTGYTDLQKSPKFPFGYGLSYTTFKYDNLKLSTSKMNSNQTIDVSFTLTNTGKYAGEEVVQLYIRDLVASVSRPVKELKDFQKIQLNPQESKTIHFSIDKEKLSFFNSKLNWVAEPGTFSLMIGSSSADIRLKGTFELL, from the coding sequence ATGAAAAAACGTTTAAAATTTGGATTTTTAGCATCAATTTCATTCTGCCTTATATGGGGTTCGTTTGGGGTAAATGCCCAGGAAAAGAACCTTGATCAAAAGGTGAACGCCTTATTAAAACGGATGACCCTTGAGGAGAAGGTTGGACAGCTTAATCAATATACCAGTTCGTGGGCTACCGGGCCGGTCTCTCCTGAAGGCAATAAATTGCAGGAAATTAAGGAAGGTAAAGTAGGTTCCTTATTGAATGTAAAAGGAGTGGATAAAACACGGGCCATGCAGGCAGTTGCCCTGCAATCACGCCTGAAGATTCCATTGTTGTTTGGGCTGGATGTAATTCACGGATACAGAACAACATTTCCAATTCCTTTAGCTGAAGCTGCAAGCTGGGATTTGAATGCCATTGAAGAATCTGCACGTATTGCTGCCACTGAAGCTTCTGCTTCGGGCGTTCATTGGACCTTTGCGCCCATGGTGGATATTGCACGTGATCCACGCTGGGGCCGTGTGATGGAAGGCGCCGGCGAAGATACTTACCTGGGTTGTGCCATTGCCAGGGCAAGGGTAAAAGGTTTCCAGGGCAAAGGACTTGGAAACACCGATGCAGTTATGGCTTGTGCCAAACATTTTGCCGCTTATGGAGCAGTTATTGGTGGCCGTGACTATAATTCCGTAGATATGAGTCCCCGCACCCTGCTGGAAGTTTACCTCCCACCTTTCAAAGCTGCAGCAGATGCCGGGGTTGCCACATTTATGAACAGTTTCAACACCCTGAACGGTATCCCCGCTACCGGAGATACCTATTTACAAAGGGAAATACTTAAGGGCAAATGGAATTTTAAAGGTTTTGTTGTTAGCGACTGGGGCTCTATAGGGGGAATGATACAGGATAATTTTGTCAAGGATGGTAATGAAGCAGCCCTGGTTGCCATTAAAGCAGGAAACGACATGGACATGGAAAGCCGTTGCTATACCAAAAATCTTGCACAATTGGTAAGAGACGGAAAAGTTCCGGTTGCTGTCGTTGACGAAGCCGTAAAGCGCATATTGCGCAAGAAATTTGAACTGGGATTATTTGATGACCCTTACAGATTCTGTAATGAAGAAAGAGAGAAGCAGGCACTAAACGATCCGGAACACCGGGTTAAGGCCAGAGAAGTTGCCAAAAGAAGTATTGTGTTGCTTAAAAATGAAAACAACCTGTTGCCATTGACCCCCAATAAGAAAATTGCATTGATAGGCCCTCTGGCAAAGTCTAAAGATGATATGCTTGGTGCCTGGAGCATTTATTGGTCAGATAACAGCAGCGTGGTTTCTCAATTCGAAGGACTGGAAAAAAGGGTCGGAAAAGAAAATCTGCTCTATGCCAAAGGTTGTGAAGTAAAGGATACCTCAACGGCTGGTTTCGCAGAGGCTATTGCCGTTGCGAAACAGGCCGACATAGTAATCCTGAGCGTAGGCGAGAAAAGGGAAATGAGCGGCGAAGCCAAAAGCAGGTCAAATATCCATATACCGGGAGTTCAGGAAGAGTTAATTAAAGCCATATATGCCACCGGCAAACCGGTGGTCGTTCTAATCAATGCCGGGCGGCCTTTAATTTTTGACTGGACCGCCGACCATGCTCCTGCAATTTTATATACCTGGTGGCTGGGAAGTGAGGCCGGCAATGCCATAGCTGATGTTTTATTTGGTGATTACAATCCTTCGGGTAAATTACCCATAACTTTTCCCCGGAATGAAGGCCAGATTCCAATTTATTACAACTACCTGAATACCGGACATCCTGCACCTGATAATGACAGTTTTGGAAGCTACCAGACCGGTTATACAGATCTTCAAAAAAGCCCTAAATTTCCTTTTGGATATGGCTTGAGTTATACCACTTTCAAGTATGACAATTTAAAACTCAGTACTTCAAAAATGAACTCCAACCAAACAATTGATGTTTCATTTACCCTTACCAATACAGGGAAATATGCAGGAGAAGAAGTAGTTCAGCTGTATATCAGGGATCTGGTTGCTTCTGTCTCCAGGCCGGTAAAGGAATTAAAGGATTTTCAGAAGATACAGTTGAACCCCCAGGAAAGTAAAACAATTCATTTTTCCATTGATAAGGAAAAACTCTCCTTTTTTAACAGCAAACTGAATTGGGTTGCAGAACCTGGTACTTTCAGTCTCATGATCGGCTCATCTTCAGCTGACATCAGGTTGAAAGGCACATTTGAACTTTTATAA
- a CDS encoding glycoside hydrolase family 30 protein — translation MKKITKILLLAAIAFCWIQTETWGQKSSGFSKKQIKVYTTAENTNLRISENGSLTLQDAQQPIESETWIFVDPAKTFQSIVGIGGALTDAAAETFAKLPKEKQKELLTAYYDPQKGIGYTLARTNINSCDFSSDSYTYVADRDVSLKTFNISHDEKYRIPFIRQAIAAAGGKLTVFASPWSPPAWMKDNNDMLHGGKLLPKYRQTWANYFVKFIHAYEAKGIPVWGITVQNEPMARQTWESCIYTAADERDFIKYYLGPTFKKEGLGNKKIIAWDHNRDLLYQRASVIMSDPKAAQYVWGFGYHWYESWSGGGMQFENLKRTKESFPNKNLLFTEGCAERFKAEDVNNWALGEKYGLSLVNDFNNGTVGWTDWNILLDEKGGPNHVGNYCFAPVHADTNTGKLIYTNSYYYLGHFSKFVRPGAKRITSASNRNQLLTTAFVNTDGKLAVIVMNISDKEMKYNLWISGKSTATVSLPHSISTLIVE, via the coding sequence ATGAAAAAAATAACAAAGATACTTTTATTGGCAGCTATAGCTTTTTGTTGGATTCAAACAGAAACATGGGGCCAAAAGTCATCCGGGTTTAGCAAAAAACAAATTAAAGTTTACACCACAGCTGAGAACACCAACTTGAGAATTAGTGAAAACGGCTCATTGACCTTACAGGATGCGCAGCAGCCAATTGAATCTGAAACATGGATTTTTGTCGATCCGGCCAAAACATTCCAGTCTATTGTGGGAATTGGGGGCGCATTAACTGACGCAGCGGCTGAAACTTTTGCCAAATTACCCAAAGAAAAACAAAAAGAATTACTTACTGCATACTACGATCCACAAAAAGGGATAGGCTATACTTTGGCCAGGACAAATATCAACAGTTGCGATTTTTCAAGTGATAGTTATACTTATGTGGCCGACCGGGATGTATCGCTTAAAACATTTAATATAAGCCACGACGAAAAATACCGCATACCTTTTATCAGGCAGGCAATTGCAGCTGCCGGTGGCAAACTTACAGTCTTTGCCAGCCCATGGAGCCCTCCTGCCTGGATGAAAGACAACAACGACATGTTGCATGGAGGTAAACTTCTTCCAAAATACAGGCAAACCTGGGCCAATTATTTTGTAAAGTTCATCCATGCATACGAAGCCAAGGGCATTCCCGTCTGGGGAATAACCGTCCAAAACGAACCCATGGCGAGACAAACCTGGGAATCGTGTATTTACACCGCTGCCGACGAACGCGATTTTATCAAATATTATTTAGGGCCTACCTTTAAAAAAGAAGGACTTGGCAATAAGAAAATTATTGCCTGGGACCATAACCGCGATCTTCTCTATCAACGGGCCAGTGTAATCATGAGCGATCCTAAAGCAGCTCAGTACGTTTGGGGATTTGGCTATCACTGGTACGAATCCTGGAGTGGAGGAGGAATGCAGTTTGAAAATCTTAAGAGGACTAAAGAGTCTTTTCCGAATAAAAATCTGCTGTTTACCGAAGGATGTGCAGAACGGTTTAAAGCAGAGGATGTTAACAACTGGGCTCTGGGAGAAAAATACGGACTCTCTCTCGTCAATGATTTTAATAACGGTACAGTTGGCTGGACAGACTGGAATATTCTTCTGGACGAAAAAGGAGGCCCCAACCATGTTGGAAATTACTGCTTTGCCCCTGTTCATGCGGATACGAATACCGGCAAACTGATTTATACCAACAGTTACTATTACCTTGGACACTTTTCGAAATTCGTCCGCCCTGGAGCAAAACGCATTACCAGTGCGTCAAACCGCAATCAGCTGCTGACAACTGCCTTTGTAAATACCGATGGCAAACTTGCAGTTATAGTGATGAACATTTCAGACAAAGAGATGAAATATAATCTTTGGATTTCAGGAAAGTCAACGGCCACAGTCAGTTTGCCCCATTCCATTTCAACCCTCATCGTAGAATAA